A genomic segment from Roseibium algicola encodes:
- a CDS encoding methyl-accepting chemotaxis protein has product MSRLLTPLKNVRLSAKVGGGFAAMILVAAAVGAVGAVAILGLRTQSDVSAKATTAMANLQQVAQAQEAYLSDRTPELADAARFQIEQLETALVTLDGVSGPGEGETATAEAISLVGQLGGEFDGVVQAVENRQAQVDKLLRSAVNLATIAAQINDKMSKIQRDAGGAAKTASGTRNRADKVGRMLSDMEDLVAGLEGRIAEVSEGADLPPETVAAIVEGTQTLAKTAAKAGKLKVDGVDPAKVKELADMAAALGEKLPKPEADGARPAPVSAAVAADLVAGLEKLHTQASALRKTVYAATDDAKSIAGKATSKLGIVDLVNVNVNKYQNASLDIRSATMEYFAGFDTIGAEEVLNRIETLRYLANLLKADSAAFPEIADAIASIEAEVGTYEAEFAAMVAAKDAFDVRRTELVALSGKVRSVITALTEAQSAGAYARADTALGLIAVALVVAVAAGGLLAFVLSLVITRPTRALTEAMGRLAEGDIDATIPSTDQRDEIGDMSRTVQVFQENARERIRLEIEANAHREAQNARQQDIEDLIQNFRGEIQGLLGALDETAAGMSNTASALGGIAESSAEQAGDTSRVSEDASMSVENVAGAAEELSASIAEIGEQVRRSSDIVTSATSAVHETNGKVQGLAEAASKIGEVVSLIQAIAEQTNLLALNATIEAARAGEAGKGFAVVAAEVKELATQTSKATEEISSQIQTIQNSTSEAVAAIGAISDTMEEVNGYTQGISAAVTQQGAATNEISGNVQRAAQSTQAVQTNMSSLARAVGDTKEASGDVLAASGDLSNRSNALKQGIETFLARVAAA; this is encoded by the coding sequence ATGTCCAGGTTACTTACACCTTTAAAGAATGTGCGCCTTTCTGCGAAAGTAGGCGGTGGCTTTGCAGCCATGATTCTGGTCGCCGCCGCGGTCGGTGCCGTGGGCGCGGTCGCTATTCTCGGCCTCAGAACACAGTCGGATGTCAGTGCGAAGGCAACAACCGCAATGGCAAACCTTCAGCAGGTCGCACAAGCGCAGGAAGCCTATCTCTCGGATCGCACACCGGAGCTGGCTGACGCGGCCCGGTTTCAGATTGAACAATTGGAAACTGCGCTGGTCACGCTCGATGGCGTCTCGGGGCCTGGAGAGGGCGAAACGGCCACCGCAGAGGCCATCTCGCTGGTAGGTCAGCTTGGTGGCGAGTTTGATGGTGTCGTGCAGGCTGTCGAGAACAGGCAGGCTCAGGTCGACAAGTTGCTGCGGTCCGCTGTCAATCTGGCAACCATCGCTGCCCAGATTAACGACAAGATGAGCAAGATCCAGCGTGATGCGGGCGGCGCCGCCAAGACCGCATCAGGCACACGCAACCGGGCTGACAAGGTCGGGCGCATGTTGTCGGATATGGAAGACCTCGTCGCCGGTCTGGAAGGCAGGATCGCCGAGGTGAGTGAAGGTGCCGATCTTCCGCCTGAAACGGTGGCAGCCATTGTGGAGGGCACGCAGACCCTGGCAAAGACAGCAGCGAAGGCTGGAAAGCTGAAGGTGGACGGCGTAGACCCGGCAAAGGTCAAGGAATTGGCGGACATGGCGGCAGCGCTCGGTGAAAAACTGCCGAAGCCGGAAGCGGACGGTGCTCGGCCGGCACCAGTGTCGGCTGCCGTTGCTGCGGATCTCGTAGCGGGACTGGAAAAACTCCACACTCAGGCCTCTGCCTTGCGCAAGACGGTTTATGCGGCAACCGATGACGCCAAGTCGATTGCCGGCAAGGCAACGTCGAAACTCGGTATCGTCGATCTCGTCAATGTGAACGTGAACAAGTACCAGAACGCGTCCCTGGATATTCGCTCTGCGACAATGGAGTATTTTGCCGGCTTCGATACAATTGGTGCAGAAGAGGTTCTCAACCGTATCGAAACGCTGCGCTACCTCGCCAATCTGCTGAAGGCGGACAGTGCCGCTTTCCCGGAAATCGCGGATGCCATTGCGTCGATCGAGGCAGAGGTTGGCACTTATGAGGCCGAATTCGCCGCCATGGTCGCTGCGAAGGATGCGTTCGATGTCAGACGGACAGAGCTTGTTGCACTGTCCGGCAAGGTTCGCAGTGTCATCACGGCACTCACGGAGGCTCAGTCCGCGGGAGCTTATGCTCGGGCCGATACCGCGCTTGGGCTGATCGCGGTCGCACTCGTCGTCGCCGTTGCAGCCGGTGGATTGCTGGCCTTTGTTCTTTCTCTCGTGATCACGCGCCCGACACGGGCCTTGACCGAAGCCATGGGCCGCCTCGCGGAGGGGGATATCGACGCCACCATTCCCTCGACTGATCAGCGGGACGAAATCGGAGACATGAGCCGCACCGTTCAGGTGTTTCAGGAAAACGCCCGCGAACGGATTCGCCTGGAAATCGAAGCGAATGCCCATCGCGAGGCCCAGAATGCGCGTCAGCAGGACATCGAAGATCTGATCCAGAACTTCCGAGGTGAAATCCAGGGACTTCTTGGTGCGCTGGACGAAACGGCCGCCGGCATGTCCAACACAGCTTCGGCACTAGGCGGCATCGCGGAAAGCAGTGCGGAACAGGCAGGCGATACTTCCAGGGTCAGTGAAGACGCCAGCATGAGCGTTGAAAACGTTGCCGGTGCGGCCGAGGAACTGTCGGCATCCATCGCCGAAATCGGGGAACAGGTACGCCGGTCTTCCGACATCGTCACGTCGGCGACGAGCGCGGTACACGAGACCAATGGCAAGGTGCAAGGACTGGCGGAAGCAGCCTCGAAGATTGGCGAAGTGGTCAGCCTGATCCAGGCGATTGCCGAACAGACCAATCTTCTGGCGTTGAACGCCACTATCGAAGCGGCTCGTGCAGGCGAGGCAGGCAAGGGCTTTGCCGTTGTGGCCGCCGAGGTCAAGGAACTGGCGACACAGACTTCGAAGGCAACCGAAGAAATCTCGTCCCAGATCCAGACCATTCAGAACTCCACCAGTGAAGCCGTCGCGGCCATCGGGGCAATTTCCGACACGATGGAAGAGGTCAACGGTTACACTCAGGGAATCTCGGCAGCCGTTACCCAGCAGGGCGCGGCCACCAACGAGATTTCCGGCAATGTGCAGCGGGCAGCCCAGAGTACGCAGGCTGTTCAGACCAATATGTCCAGCCTCGCCCGGGCGGTTGGCGATACCAAGGAAGCATCGGGGGATGTTCTGGCTGCTTCAGGAGACCTGAGCAACCGCAGCAACGCTCTGAAGCAGGGAATTGAAACCTTCCTGGCCCGCGTTGCAGCAGCTTGA
- a CDS encoding DUF2783 domain-containing protein → MAEIVTKPNLETPDGFYADLLTAHEGLTKAESDAFNARLILLMANQIGERQVLEKLLEAAKQ, encoded by the coding sequence ATGGCGGAGATTGTCACCAAACCGAACCTTGAAACGCCCGACGGGTTTTATGCTGACCTGCTGACCGCCCATGAAGGCCTCACAAAGGCCGAAAGCGATGCGTTCAATGCCCGGCTGATTCTGTTGATGGCAAACCAGATCGGTGAGCGGCAGGTGCTCGAAAAGCTGCTTGAGGCCGCCAAACAATAG
- a CDS encoding FAD-dependent oxidoreductase produces the protein MTKLFEAPLYPYKRSQDQDAATPVRHPVVIIGAGPVGLATAIDLAQADVPVVVLDDNDKVSVGSRAICFSKRSLEIFDRLGCGDEMVDKGVVWNVGKVFFGDRQVYDFNLLPEQGHKRPAFINLQQYYCELHLVERIRALQVEGKPVEIRGGSRVANLNQRDDHTLVTVETVDGAYNLEAEWLIACDGAGSPSRRMLDLDFVGRVFEDNFLIADVIMKADFPTERWFWFDPPFNKDQSALLHKQPDGVWRIDLQLGWDIDKEEEKKPENVIPRLKQMLGADVEFDLEWVSIYTFQCRRMEKFRHGRVIFAGDSAHQVSPFGARGANSGFQDADNLGWKLKLVIDGKAPESLLDSYAFEREMAADENILQSSRSTDFITPKSEISRIFRDAVLDLSEHHAFARPLVNSGRLSVPCVYDGSKLNGPDVEDLPARTRPGSPAVDAPLADGWLLDWLGSGFHLLGIGAEVPEKLLIDGIEITGVSIATSAAGQELKARYLGDEPSAVYLIRPDQHVASRWTGYDPTAVENALAIALGKGGEA, from the coding sequence GTGACCAAGTTGTTTGAAGCGCCGCTTTATCCGTACAAGCGGTCCCAGGATCAGGATGCAGCGACACCCGTTCGCCATCCGGTGGTGATCATTGGAGCCGGACCGGTGGGCCTCGCCACGGCTATCGATCTGGCTCAGGCGGATGTGCCGGTCGTCGTTCTCGATGACAACGACAAGGTTAGCGTGGGCTCACGGGCAATCTGCTTTTCCAAGCGCTCGCTGGAAATCTTCGACCGGCTGGGCTGTGGCGACGAGATGGTCGACAAGGGCGTCGTCTGGAACGTCGGCAAGGTGTTTTTCGGTGACCGGCAGGTCTACGATTTCAACCTGCTTCCGGAGCAGGGGCACAAGCGCCCGGCCTTCATCAACCTGCAGCAATATTATTGTGAACTTCATCTGGTCGAGCGCATTCGCGCTCTGCAGGTGGAAGGCAAGCCGGTGGAAATCCGCGGTGGCAGCCGGGTTGCGAACCTCAACCAGCGGGACGACCACACGCTGGTGACCGTTGAAACGGTCGATGGTGCCTACAATCTGGAAGCGGAGTGGCTGATTGCCTGCGACGGGGCTGGTTCGCCGTCCCGCCGGATGCTCGATCTCGATTTCGTCGGCCGGGTGTTTGAAGACAACTTCCTGATTGCCGACGTCATCATGAAGGCGGATTTCCCGACCGAACGCTGGTTCTGGTTCGATCCGCCCTTCAACAAGGACCAGTCGGCTCTTTTGCACAAGCAGCCGGACGGGGTCTGGCGCATCGATCTTCAGCTTGGCTGGGACATCGACAAGGAAGAAGAAAAGAAACCGGAAAACGTCATTCCCCGGCTCAAGCAGATGCTGGGCGCGGATGTCGAATTCGATCTGGAGTGGGTGTCGATCTACACATTCCAGTGCCGCCGCATGGAAAAGTTCCGCCATGGCCGGGTGATCTTTGCTGGCGACAGTGCTCACCAGGTGTCGCCTTTCGGTGCGCGTGGTGCCAACTCCGGGTTCCAGGATGCCGACAATCTCGGCTGGAAACTGAAGCTGGTCATTGACGGCAAGGCTCCGGAAAGCCTTCTGGACAGCTATGCTTTTGAGCGCGAAATGGCAGCGGACGAGAATATCCTTCAAAGCTCGCGTTCAACCGACTTCATTACTCCCAAATCGGAAATCAGCCGTATTTTCCGTGATGCGGTGCTGGACCTTTCCGAACATCACGCCTTTGCCCGGCCTCTGGTCAATTCCGGGAGGCTGTCCGTTCCTTGCGTCTATGACGGTTCGAAGCTCAATGGACCGGATGTGGAAGACCTGCCCGCGCGCACAAGACCGGGAAGCCCGGCTGTGGATGCGCCTCTGGCAGACGGCTGGCTGCTGGACTGGCTTGGCAGCGGCTTCCATCTGCTTGGCATCGGCGCCGAAGTACCCGAGAAGCTTCTGATCGACGGTATCGAAATTACCGGTGTCAGCATTGCGACTTCCGCAGCCGGTCAGGAGCTAAAGGCCCGCTATCTGGGTGACGAGCCTTCGGCTGTCTATCTTATCCGGCCAGACCAGCATGTGGCGTCGCGCTGGACAGGCTATGACCCCACTGCGGTCGAAAACGCACTTGCAATTGCACTCGGGAAAGGCGGAGAGGCCTAA
- a CDS encoding DinB family protein — protein sequence MNTVLDHLRLMARNNAYANERLYDACCRLSQAEFDAERSGFFPSIRETLNHNWEVDRYYLDALKEEGQGLSVFDTQHLASAAELKPAQKSADQALIAFCDRMVEGDLDRNVAQDRGKSGVFHETIANTLLHLFQHQIHHRGQVHAMLAGTSVAPPQLDEFFLEFDRHPSAQRFWETG from the coding sequence ATGAACACTGTCCTGGACCACCTCCGCCTGATGGCCCGCAACAACGCCTACGCGAACGAACGTCTTTACGACGCCTGTTGCCGGTTGTCGCAGGCGGAGTTCGATGCGGAAAGATCCGGGTTCTTCCCCTCGATCCGGGAAACACTCAACCACAATTGGGAAGTGGACCGTTACTATCTGGATGCCTTGAAGGAAGAGGGGCAGGGGCTGTCGGTATTCGACACGCAGCATCTTGCCTCTGCAGCAGAACTGAAACCGGCCCAGAAGAGTGCCGACCAGGCTCTGATCGCATTCTGCGACCGGATGGTGGAAGGAGACCTGGACCGGAATGTCGCTCAGGACCGGGGCAAGAGCGGTGTCTTTCACGAGACGATCGCCAACACGTTGCTGCATCTCTTTCAGCACCAGATCCATCACCGGGGGCAGGTGCATGCCATGCTGGCAGGCACCAGTGTTGCGCCGCCTCAACTTGACGAGTTCTTTTTGGAGTTCGATCGCCACCCGTCGGCGCAACGTTTCTGGGAAACTGGCTAG
- a CDS encoding MBL fold metallo-hydrolase codes for MSKQFASAGDMTEKKISFTEIGKDLWAFTAEGDPNTGVIIGDDSVMIVEAQATPELANKVIEKVRSVTDKPISHLVLTHYHAVRVLGAAAYRAPTVIMSQKARSMVAERGAEDRESEFMRFPRLFMGYENVNDIPPLTWPTTTFNDRMTVYLGKRRVDLSFLGRAHTAGDIVIHVPDANVMFTGDIVEYHSACYCGDGHFNDWPTTLEAIRSFDVEAIAPGRGDALVGKEMVGKALTNTADFVSSTYRPVARVAQGGGSLKEAWDACRAECDPKFKDYAIYEHCLPFNVARAYDEALGIDTPRIWTAERDAKMWADLQG; via the coding sequence ATGAGCAAGCAATTCGCATCCGCCGGGGACATGACCGAGAAGAAGATCTCCTTCACCGAGATCGGCAAGGATCTCTGGGCCTTTACCGCTGAAGGTGACCCGAACACCGGCGTCATCATCGGCGACGACAGCGTCATGATCGTCGAGGCGCAGGCGACCCCCGAACTCGCCAACAAGGTCATTGAGAAGGTGCGGTCCGTCACCGACAAGCCGATCAGCCACCTTGTGTTGACGCATTACCATGCCGTTCGCGTGCTGGGCGCTGCCGCCTATCGGGCACCGACCGTGATCATGAGCCAGAAGGCCCGTTCGATGGTCGCGGAACGGGGCGCGGAAGACAGGGAATCCGAATTCATGCGCTTCCCGCGTCTGTTCATGGGCTATGAAAACGTCAACGACATTCCGCCTCTGACCTGGCCGACCACCACCTTCAACGACCGCATGACTGTCTATCTCGGCAAGCGCCGGGTCGACCTCAGCTTCCTTGGTCGCGCCCACACGGCCGGAGATATCGTTATCCACGTGCCGGACGCGAACGTCATGTTCACCGGCGACATCGTCGAATACCACTCGGCCTGCTATTGCGGCGACGGCCATTTCAACGACTGGCCGACAACGTTGGAAGCGATCCGTTCCTTCGATGTGGAGGCAATCGCGCCTGGCCGCGGCGATGCGCTGGTCGGCAAGGAGATGGTGGGCAAGGCGCTGACCAACACCGCCGATTTCGTCTCCTCGACCTATCGGCCGGTGGCCCGGGTCGCCCAGGGTGGCGGATCGCTGAAAGAAGCCTGGGACGCCTGCCGTGCCGAATGCGATCCGAAGTTCAAGGATTACGCCATCTACGAACACTGCCTGCCGTTCAACGTTGCCCGGGCCTATGACGAGGCTCTCGGCATCGACACGCCGCGCATCTGGACGGCGGAACGCGACGCCAAGATGTGGGCGGATCTGCAGGGCTGA
- a CDS encoding carboxymuconolactone decarboxylase family protein has product MPHVDPLDRADLPQFEEKFARYDEIRGFLPNSILTMARRPNIAKAFMELNQAILYEGTVPEDLKMMVALMTSMATGCRYCQGHMANLSHVYDVPDEKIAAVWECETSPLFTEAEKAALVLAREAAGVPNDVTEAHFAALKPHFNDAEIVEIVASIALFGYLNRWNDTMATTMEAHPAAVAKKAMPAWDEGKHGASE; this is encoded by the coding sequence ATGCCTCACGTCGACCCGCTTGACCGGGCGGATCTGCCTCAGTTCGAGGAAAAATTCGCGCGTTACGATGAAATCCGCGGCTTTCTGCCGAACTCGATCCTCACCATGGCGCGCCGGCCGAATATCGCCAAGGCGTTCATGGAACTGAACCAGGCCATCCTTTATGAAGGCACGGTGCCGGAAGACCTGAAGATGATGGTCGCACTCATGACGTCCATGGCGACCGGCTGCCGCTATTGCCAGGGCCACATGGCCAATCTGAGCCACGTCTACGATGTACCGGACGAAAAGATTGCCGCCGTATGGGAATGCGAGACTTCGCCGCTCTTTACGGAGGCCGAAAAAGCGGCACTGGTGCTGGCCCGCGAGGCTGCCGGTGTTCCGAACGACGTGACCGAAGCTCATTTTGCGGCGCTCAAGCCGCATTTCAACGACGCCGAGATTGTAGAGATCGTCGCTTCGATCGCGCTCTTTGGCTACCTCAACCGGTGGAATGACACCATGGCAACCACAATGGAAGCCCATCCGGCTGCCGTCGCCAAAAAGGCGATGCCCGCATGGGACGAAGGCAAACACGGAGCCTCTGAATGA
- a CDS encoding fumarylacetoacetate hydrolase family protein has translation MKLATLKDGSRDGKLVVVNDRLTFCTDASHIAPTLQAALDDWEHVAPKLELLAESLSHEAVPTLRFHEHDAHSPLPRAYQWADGSAYVNHVELVRKARGAKMPESFWTDPLMYQGGSDTFLAPRDPISMRDEAWGIDMEGEIAVVTGDVPMGVSAEAARDHILLVLLVNDVSLRGLIPAELGKGFGFFQSKPSSAFSPVAVTPDALGDAWKGGKLHLPLHVDLNGQPFGRANAGIDMTFDFGQLIAHAAKTRPLSAGTIIGSGTVSNKLDGGPGKPVADGGVGYSCVAEIRMIETINTGEAKTPFLKFGDTVRIEMLDTEGHSIFGAIEQTVEKYEG, from the coding sequence ATGAAACTGGCAACGCTCAAGGATGGCAGCCGCGACGGCAAGCTGGTGGTGGTCAACGACCGCCTGACCTTCTGCACCGACGCAAGTCACATCGCGCCGACTTTGCAGGCAGCGCTCGATGACTGGGAACATGTGGCGCCGAAGCTGGAACTGCTGGCCGAGAGCCTGTCTCACGAAGCCGTACCGACGCTGCGTTTCCATGAACACGATGCTCATTCGCCGCTGCCGCGTGCCTACCAGTGGGCGGATGGTTCGGCCTACGTCAACCATGTCGAACTGGTGCGCAAGGCGCGCGGTGCGAAGATGCCGGAAAGCTTCTGGACGGACCCGCTGATGTATCAGGGCGGCTCCGACACATTCCTCGCCCCGCGTGATCCGATCTCCATGCGCGATGAGGCCTGGGGCATCGATATGGAAGGCGAAATTGCTGTCGTCACCGGCGATGTACCGATGGGTGTCAGCGCGGAAGCCGCGCGCGATCACATCCTTCTTGTGCTTCTGGTCAACGACGTTTCCCTGCGTGGCCTGATCCCGGCAGAACTCGGCAAGGGCTTCGGCTTCTTCCAGTCCAAGCCGTCTTCCGCCTTTTCGCCGGTTGCCGTCACGCCGGATGCGCTCGGCGATGCCTGGAAGGGCGGCAAGCTTCACCTGCCGCTGCATGTCGACCTCAACGGTCAGCCGTTCGGCCGCGCAAACGCGGGCATCGACATGACCTTCGATTTCGGCCAGCTCATTGCCCATGCGGCAAAGACCCGGCCGCTCAGTGCCGGCACGATCATCGGTTCGGGCACGGTCTCCAACAAGCTGGACGGTGGTCCGGGCAAGCCGGTGGCAGACGGTGGCGTCGGTTATTCCTGCGTTGCCGAGATCCGGATGATCGAAACGATCAACACGGGCGAAGCCAAGACGCCTTTCCTGAAGTTCGGAGACACTGTCCGCATCGAGATGCTCGACACCGAAGGCCATTCGATCTTCGGGGCCATCGAGCAGACCGTGGAGAAATACGAAGGGTAG
- the hmgA gene encoding homogentisate 1,2-dioxygenase — translation MDQRTDSNQNLAGNGRNTADLEYMPGFGNDFETEALPGALPQGMNSPQKCAYGLYGEQLSGTAFTAPSHQNERTWCYRIRPSVKHTSRFRKIDLPYWKSAPNVCDDVVSLGQYRWDPVPHTDEGLNWLTGMRTMTTAGDVNTQVGMASHIYLITKSMEDEYFYSADSELLVVPQEGVLRFCTELGVIELEPKEIAILPRGLVYRVELVEGPARGFVCENYGQKFELPGRGPIGANCMANRRDFKTPVAHYEDRDAPSTVTVKWCGQFHETKIGHSPLDVVAWHGNYAPCKYDLRNYCPIGSILFDHPDPSIFTVLTAPSGVPGTANIDFVLFRERWMVMEDTFRPPWYHKNIMSELMGNIYGQYDAKPQGFIPGGMSLHNMMLPHGPDNNAFEGASNADLKPEKLDNTMSFMFETRFPQHLTEFAAKDAPLQDDYIDCWDSLGKKFDGTPEGTWNK, via the coding sequence ATGGATCAGAGAACCGACAGCAATCAAAATCTAGCTGGAAACGGCCGTAACACGGCGGATCTGGAATATATGCCGGGCTTCGGCAACGATTTTGAAACCGAGGCTCTGCCAGGCGCTCTGCCGCAGGGCATGAACAGCCCGCAGAAATGTGCCTACGGCCTATATGGCGAGCAGTTGTCCGGCACCGCCTTTACCGCGCCAAGCCATCAGAACGAGCGGACCTGGTGCTATCGCATCCGCCCGTCAGTCAAGCACACCAGCCGGTTCAGGAAGATCGACCTGCCTTACTGGAAATCGGCTCCGAATGTCTGCGACGACGTGGTTTCGCTCGGCCAGTACCGCTGGGACCCGGTGCCACACACGGATGAAGGCCTCAACTGGCTGACCGGCATGCGCACCATGACGACAGCCGGCGACGTCAACACACAGGTTGGCATGGCCAGCCACATCTACCTGATCACCAAGTCGATGGAGGACGAATATTTCTACTCCGCCGACAGCGAATTGCTGGTGGTTCCGCAGGAAGGTGTCCTCAGGTTTTGCACCGAGCTGGGCGTGATCGAGCTGGAGCCGAAGGAAATCGCAATCCTTCCGCGCGGCCTCGTTTACCGGGTCGAGCTGGTGGAAGGTCCGGCGCGCGGGTTCGTCTGCGAGAACTACGGCCAGAAATTCGAACTGCCGGGCAGGGGGCCGATCGGGGCCAATTGCATGGCAAACCGCCGAGACTTCAAGACGCCTGTCGCGCACTACGAGGATCGCGATGCCCCGTCGACGGTGACGGTGAAATGGTGCGGCCAGTTCCACGAAACAAAAATCGGTCACTCGCCTCTCGACGTTGTTGCCTGGCACGGCAACTATGCGCCCTGCAAATATGACCTCAGGAACTATTGCCCGATCGGGTCGATCCTGTTCGATCATCCCGATCCGTCGATCTTCACGGTGCTTACCGCTCCGTCCGGCGTTCCGGGCACCGCCAACATCGACTTCGTGCTGTTCCGCGAGCGCTGGATGGTGATGGAAGATACCTTCCGGCCCCCCTGGTATCACAAGAACATCATGTCGGAGCTGATGGGCAACATCTACGGCCAGTACGATGCCAAGCCGCAGGGCTTCATTCCCGGTGGCATGAGCCTGCACAACATGATGCTGCCGCATGGGCCGGACAACAATGCCTTCGAAGGCGCTTCGAATGCCGACCTGAAGCCGGAAAAGCTCGACAACACAATGTCCTTCATGTTCGAGACCCGTTTCCCGCAGCACCTCACGGAATTCGCCGCCAAGGATGCTCCGCTGCAGGACGATTACATTGACTGCTGGGACTCGCTGGGCAAAAAATTCGATGGCACGCCCGAAGGGACCTGGAACAAATAG
- a CDS encoding methyl-accepting chemotaxis protein has protein sequence MSLRNRIFFASSGVFLVGFLTLILAVTFMTQATSQKSGEDLIRKTAEALALDAGKTLAQAQLAARAAADALEGMQQAGVSDRNAYAAVMQHQISQNKHFVGGGAILEPDMAGNDADNAGANFSDDKGRFIPYFYNDGTKVAWEPLLFGGDSGSEEWYDKPKNLGHDTVTEPYLYPVNNVDVLMATASSPIKDASGRGIGGATIDVSLEGLQKAVSAGQTYESGYVGLLSETGVWVSHPDAALLGQKADAAMVGKIQSIKNEAAFTTENGTVEAIKGFELDGTGQHWFIVVAVDESELLASANSTMQMSLLLALGLLVAGTFLMWMLGSTIAGPVQMLTARMRKLAEGDVDTPVAYLDRKDEIGQMAGALEIFVENETERRSLQNDTEQAQYSQLERQKTVEALIETFERDVHAVLDQVSGNSKRMEQTAASLDAIARDTSAKVSSVAGSSEVAQSSVQTVASAAEELSASISEIGRQIGQTKEVVTSATRAANDSNDKVGSLDSAAQKIGEVVSLIQAIAEQTNLLALNATIEAARAGEAGKGFAVVAAEVKELATQTAKATEEISTQVTGIQSSTRNAVGSIQEIASTMEEVNQFTAAIAAAISQQGDATNEISHNVQQAASCTSDMSNSVGDVMQAAEETSSSAADVLSVSQSVSEHAQGLQATIADFLSRVRAA, from the coding sequence ATGTCTCTTAGAAATCGAATCTTTTTCGCCTCGAGCGGCGTGTTCCTGGTTGGATTCCTGACGCTTATTCTTGCCGTCACCTTCATGACCCAGGCCACGTCGCAAAAATCGGGTGAAGATCTCATCCGCAAGACTGCCGAGGCACTTGCTCTGGATGCCGGCAAGACACTGGCACAGGCACAGCTTGCGGCCCGCGCTGCGGCCGATGCCCTGGAGGGAATGCAGCAAGCCGGCGTTAGCGATCGCAACGCCTATGCAGCCGTGATGCAGCACCAGATCAGCCAGAACAAACATTTTGTCGGCGGCGGTGCGATCCTGGAACCGGACATGGCCGGCAATGACGCGGACAATGCAGGCGCCAACTTCTCCGACGACAAGGGACGCTTCATTCCGTATTTCTATAACGACGGTACAAAAGTCGCCTGGGAACCGCTCCTGTTCGGTGGCGATAGCGGCTCTGAAGAGTGGTACGACAAGCCGAAGAACCTGGGCCACGACACGGTCACCGAGCCCTATCTCTACCCGGTCAATAATGTCGACGTGCTGATGGCGACAGCCTCCTCGCCGATCAAGGATGCTTCCGGACGCGGCATCGGTGGCGCCACCATCGACGTGTCGCTGGAAGGCCTGCAGAAGGCGGTGAGCGCCGGCCAGACCTATGAAAGCGGCTATGTCGGCCTTCTCAGCGAAACCGGTGTTTGGGTGTCCCATCCGGACGCAGCCCTCCTCGGCCAGAAGGCCGATGCGGCAATGGTCGGCAAGATCCAGTCGATCAAGAATGAAGCTGCCTTCACGACCGAAAACGGTACCGTGGAAGCCATCAAGGGCTTCGAACTGGACGGCACCGGCCAGCACTGGTTCATTGTTGTCGCCGTTGACGAGAGCGAACTTCTGGCAAGCGCCAATTCCACCATGCAGATGAGCCTGCTGCTCGCCCTCGGCCTGCTGGTAGCCGGCACGTTCCTGATGTGGATGCTTGGTTCCACAATTGCCGGACCGGTGCAGATGCTGACCGCTCGTATGCGCAAGCTTGCCGAAGGCGATGTCGATACGCCGGTGGCCTATCTCGACCGCAAGGACGAAATCGGCCAGATGGCCGGTGCGCTGGAAATCTTCGTTGAAAACGAAACCGAACGGCGGTCGCTGCAGAACGACACCGAGCAGGCCCAATACAGCCAGCTGGAGCGCCAGAAGACTGTCGAAGCCCTGATCGAAACTTTCGAGCGCGACGTCCACGCCGTTCTCGACCAGGTCAGCGGCAACAGCAAGCGCATGGAGCAGACCGCGGCGTCTCTCGATGCGATCGCGCGCGACACTTCCGCCAAGGTTTCTTCGGTTGCCGGATCTTCCGAAGTTGCACAGAGCAGCGTCCAGACAGTGGCCTCCGCCGCTGAAGAGCTGTCCGCCTCGATTTCCGAAATCGGTCGCCAGATCGGCCAGACGAAGGAAGTCGTCACGAGCGCTACCCGTGCCGCCAACGATTCCAACGACAAGGTCGGAAGCCTCGACAGCGCCGCGCAGAAGATCGGTGAAGTGGTCAGCCTCATCCAGGCGATCGCAGAACAGACCAACTTGCTGGCGCTGAACGCCACCATCGAAGCCGCTCGCGCCGGAGAAGCCGGCAAGGGCTTTGCGGTGGTTGCCGCGGAAGTGAAGGAACTGGCCACGCAAACCGCCAAGGCGACGGAAGAAATCTCCACGCAGGTCACCGGTATCCAGTCCTCGACACGCAATGCCGTCGGCTCGATCCAGGAAATCGCCAGCACAATGGAAGAGGTCAACCAGTTCACGGCAGCCATTGCCGCGGCGATCTCGCAGCAGGGTGATGCCACCAACGAGATCAGCCACAATGTCCAGCAGGCAGCCAGCTGCACCAGCGACATGAGCAACAGCGTTGGCGACGTGATGCAGGCAGCCGAGGAAACCAGCAGCTCGGCAGCCGACGTCCTGTCGGTCTCCCAGTCGGTTTCCGAACATGCCCAAGGCTTGCAGGCCACCATTGCAGACTTCCTGAGCCGCGTTCGCGCTGCTTAA